Below is a genomic region from bacterium.
CCGCGACGCCCGCGCCGTCGGCGATGCCGCCCGCCGCGATGACGGGCACCTCGACCGCGCGCGCCACCGCCCGCGTGAGCACGAGCGTCGTCGGACCATCGCGCGACACGTGCCCGCCGGCCTCGTAGCCCTCGGCGACCACCGCGTCCACGCCGGCTTCCACGGATTTTTGCGCCAGCCGCACCGAAGGCACGACATGCACGTTGATGATGCCCGCGCTCTTGAGAAGCGGTGTCACCTTCGCGGGGTTACCCGCGCTCGTGAAGACGATGCGCACATCCTCCTCGACGCACACGCGCAATAGATCGGGCGCGTGCTTGTAGAGAAGCGGAACATTCACGCCGAGCGCGCCGCGCGTCATTTCACGCGCGAGGCGGATCTCGGCGCGCAGCGACTCCGGCGTGTTGTGGCCGCCGGCGATCAGGCCAAGCGCACCGGCGTCCGCCACCGCGGCGGCCCATCCCGCCGTGGAAACATGGATCATGCCCGCGCCGACGATCGGGCGTTCGATACCGAACAATTCGAGGATTCTGGAGCGCATGCTTACAACCTTGATCCGGTTCGAGGTGTCGCATCATTGCATTTTCGGCGATCAATCTCTATTGATCGTCCCTGGGGAACCGCTCCCTTGCGGTCGCGGTTCGCGTAAGCGAAAGACGGATCGATCCGTCGGGAGAATCGAAGGATGCGCGAAAAAATCATCGCCGCCGCCGGCGTGCTTGTTTTTGTTTCCGTGGCGTGGGGATATTTCCGGACGCCGCCGCCGCCGGTGCCGGGGCTCGTGCGGCCGGAGCTCGACCGCTCCGTGTTCGACGCGGCCAATCAGGATCCCGCCATGCTGCGCGCCCGCGAGCGCGCGGAACGCCAGCGCGAACGCGCCCAGCGCGTCGAGGAGACGCAGGATACGCCTGACGCGAAAGGCGGCTTCCTGTCGCGCCTGACGGGCGGCGAAAAGGACAGCACCGCCGAGCCCGCCGCCCAACCCGCGTCGCCCGCCGACAACGCGAGAAAACAGGGACCGCTCCAAAGGCAGCTCAACAGGCGACCGCGGAACAGCCCGTTCCGATCGGGCATCCTCAATCGCAACGAAAACGGCGGCGGCATGACCAAGGCGGAACATCTGGCCAAGCGCCGGGCCGAACGCCAGGCGCGCCGCGAGGCCATGCGTTTGCAGCGCGAAGCCGGGAACGGGGGTGGACTCCCCTCCGCGAGCACGCTCGCACCGCAAGCGGGCAACGATGCCGACGAATTGACCGAAGAAGAATTGCTCAACCAGATCATCGAGGAAGAAGAGCAGCTCGCCGGCGACGGCGACCTGCCGCCCGAGGACGAAAACGTCGAATAGTCCGCCCGTCGCGAGCCGCCTGGGCTCGCGCGGGTTCCCGAAGGGTGCCCGGATCCGCGTCGATACCATGACACGGGGCGCGCTCTTCGCGTATCATCGCGGGTCATGAAACGAAAAGTCCTCTTCATCACGTCCGAGGCGCCGTCCCGCCCCGGGCGCTCGGTCACCGGCGGCGCCCTGCGCGTCAAGGGCCTGGCCGCCGGCCTCGCGCGCCACGGGCACGAGGTCATTCTTTCCGTTCCCCGCGAGCTGATCGACGAGGGCGACACCGACGCGATCGTCAAGGCCGCGCACGTGCCGGAAAACCTGGCCGACACGATCTTCTCGATCATGCCGGACGTCGTGCTGATCGAGCAGTGGGCGCTCGCGACCTTCCTGCCGCCGCTCGAGATCCCCGTTGTCATCGACCTGCACGGGCCGCTCGCCCTCGAGAACGCGTTCAAGGAAGGCGCGAATTTTCGCACCGACGCCATGACCAAGATCGACGCACTCGCGCGCGCGGATTTCGTCATTGTGCCCGGCCGCGCGCAGAAGCAGTATTTTCTGCCGTGGTGCCTCATGGCGGGCGCCGATCCGAAATCGCCGGCGATCGCCACCGTGCCGCTTTCGATCGACGGCAAGGCGCAAAAGCGCCCGGCCAGGACCGCGCCGACGATCGTGTTCGGCGGATCGACCTGGCCGTGGATCGACCCCTTTCCCGCGCTCGAGATCGCCGCGCGCGAGGCCGGCAAGGTTCGCGGCGCCAGGATCGCCCTTTGGGTCGGCGAGCCGACGCTCGCCAGGGACCATCCGCTTTACCGCATCAATCGCGGCATCTGGGCGGACTACCGCGAGCGTCTCGCCCCCTTCAAGGCCGTCGAGCTGAACGCGCTTGTTGCGCGCGACGCGCTGCTTGCGCAATACGCCGGCGCGCGCGCCGCGCTTGACGTGTACCAGTCGAATCCCGAGCGCGATCTGGCGTACTCCACACGCACCGTCGAATACCTCTGGTGCGGGCTTCCGGTCATCACGTCGGCCAACATGGAGCTGGCCGGGCCGGTCGCCGATTTCGACGCCGGTTGGGTGGTCGACCCGAACGACGAAGCCGCGATCGCCGGCGCCGTGCGCGAGGCGCTAAAGGACGAAGCCGCGGCCCGGCGAAAAAGCGCCAACGCGCGCCGGCTCGCGGCCGGGATGTTCGATCCCAAACGCGCCGCCGAGCCGCTGGCGAATTTCGTCGCCCGGCCCGTGCGCCGCGCGCGCGGCAAAAGCCTGATGCACGATTTCCGCGAGTACTATCAGAACCTGTCGAGCGCGCACGTCGCGGAATCGCGCAACGAGATGCGTACGCTTTCGCTTGAAAACGAGCGCCGTCTGAATGCCAAGGACGAGCGCTACGAGCTGCTTGCCACGGACATGCGCCGGCGCGCGGCCGAGTTCGACGAGCAATTGCGCCAGACGGTGAAGAGCCATCAGGCCGAGATCGCCGACGCGCGCAAGGACGTGCGCCAGTTGCAGCAGCAGCTCGAACGCAAGCAGAAAGAACACGACACGCACGCGCAAAAGATCGAGCGCGAAGCCGCCAAACGCGCGGACAAGCTGTCCGAGGAAATCAAGCGCCTGAACCTCGACAAGGAAGAAACGCGCAAGAAGAATTTCGAAGAAACGCGGCGGCTCGTGCTCAAGCACGAAAGCGAAACCTCCGCGCTGCGCACCGCGGGCGCCGCCGCCGCGCAGGAGGCCGAGGCGCGCTTCGCGCGCGAGGTCGAGCGCCGCGAGGAGATGAAAAAGGAATACGAGGCGGAAATCCGCCGCGTCAACCGCGAGGCCGCCAAGCTCGTCGAAACGCACGACGAGCACACGCGTAAAATCGTTGAAAAGCACGAGCAGGAGCTGGCCAGGCTTCGCGAAAAACAGGATGAGGCCCAGCAAGAAGCCAATGCGCGCATCGCGGCCGAAAGCGAAAAGCGCGAGGCCATGAAAAAGGAATACGAGGCGGAGATCCGCCGCGTCAACCGCGAGGCCGCCAAGCTCGTCGAAACGCACGACGAGGAAACGCGGATGCTCGTGCTCAAGCATGAAAGCGAAACCTCCGCGCTGCGCACCGCGGGCGCCGCCGCCGCGCAAGAGGCGGAGGCGCGTTTCGCGCGCGAGGCCGAGCGCCGCGAGGAGATGAAAAAGGAATACGAAGCGGAAATACGCCGCGTGAACCGCGAGGCCGCCAGGCTCGTCGAAACGCACGACGAGCACACGCGCAAGATCGTCGAAAAGCACGAGCAGGAGTTGGCCAAGCTTCGCGAAAAGCAGGATGAGGCCCAGCAGGAGGCCGAAGCGCGCATCGCGGCCGAGATCGAAAAGCGCGAGGCCGCGCGCGAGAAGGCCGACGAGGAACTCCGTACGCTCAGTCGCGAAAAGCAGAAACTCGTCGATGAACACGATCGCGCGACGCGGGCATCGAACGAACGCTACGA
It encodes:
- a CDS encoding nitronate monooxygenase, with the translated sequence MRSRILELFGIERPIVGAGMIHVSTAGWAAAVADAGALGLIAGGHNTPESLRAEIRLAREMTRGALGVNVPLLYKHAPDLLRVCVEEDVRIVFTSAGNPAKVTPLLKSAGIINVHVVPSVRLAQKSVEAGVDAVVAEGYEAGGHVSRDGPTTLVLTRAVARAVEVPVIAAGGIADGAGVA
- a CDS encoding glycosyltransferase, which codes for MKRKVLFITSEAPSRPGRSVTGGALRVKGLAAGLARHGHEVILSVPRELIDEGDTDAIVKAAHVPENLADTIFSIMPDVVLIEQWALATFLPPLEIPVVIDLHGPLALENAFKEGANFRTDAMTKIDALARADFVIVPGRAQKQYFLPWCLMAGADPKSPAIATVPLSIDGKAQKRPARTAPTIVFGGSTWPWIDPFPALEIAAREAGKVRGARIALWVGEPTLARDHPLYRINRGIWADYRERLAPFKAVELNALVARDALLAQYAGARAALDVYQSNPERDLAYSTRTVEYLWCGLPVITSANMELAGPVADFDAGWVVDPNDEAAIAGAVREALKDEAAARRKSANARRLAAGMFDPKRAAEPLANFVARPVRRARGKSLMHDFREYYQNLSSAHVAESRNEMRTLSLENERRLNAKDERYELLATDMRRRAAEFDEQLRQTVKSHQAEIADARKDVRQLQQQLERKQKEHDTHAQKIEREAAKRADKLSEEIKRLNLDKEETRKKNFEETRRLVLKHESETSALRTAGAAAAQEAEARFAREVERREEMKKEYEAEIRRVNREAAKLVETHDEHTRKIVEKHEQELARLREKQDEAQQEANARIAAESEKREAMKKEYEAEIRRVNREAAKLVETHDEETRMLVLKHESETSALRTAGAAAAQEAEARFAREAERREEMKKEYEAEIRRVNREAARLVETHDEHTRKIVEKHEQELAKLREKQDEAQQEAEARIAAEIEKREAAREKADEELRTLSREKQKLVDEHDRATRASNERYEQQLAQLRERHDRETESLQARLAAEIERREDTKKEYDAELRRVNAEARGKAEARDEETRRLAEKHEDELSRVRREAEDERKEIERRMSREIEKRETDARELTAEVKRVNLLKEEEVARRDRHIEKFQERFEEQEKDHRAKVRDMEDERRRVIAEREAEAARMKDKEEEILVLLRRTQDDSIEKDRASEALKTREGELMAEVESLQKELEAREEAVATLKGQLDGLNAEIKSKFIELDRVVSEKEAFVAAAKERFDALENKTTGQAQKIVDLDTELAGARAQLDRTSADLAATAHNYEIAASDLDKIRRHASNLEGELDRLRRHYALAERILLDLQEDEEFRGYLRRKHRIAKYTGRLPRLGVLWGVNLVTNAYMEWWQNRTGVQIFPGMKRIEDKGKNGDHRPMMK